One Myxococcota bacterium genomic window, GTGTCCTCCAGCGTGGCGGCGGCGGCGAGGGCTTCTTCCGCCGCGTCGAGCTGACCCAGGTGGTAGTGGGCCCGCGCGAGATCGAGACGTGCGTGGGCGAGGTCGGGCGCGTGATCCAGGGCCTGGCGCAAGGCCTCGACGGCCTGGGCGTGGTCCCCCTGACGCAGGGCGCACTGGCCGAGCCGCCAGGCCGCCGTTGCGTCACCCGGGTTCGCGGCAAGGTGCTCGGTCAGCTCCGGGATCGCGGACGCGCAGCGGCCCTCCAGCGCGAGCCGTTCGCCGCGCGAGCTGGCCTCGGCAACGCCCGCCCAGAGCGCCAGTGCGAGCCACACCCACCCGGGAGGGCCACCGAGCAAGCCCGCTCGACGGGGACGGGAAGGCCTCCTGTACCGCATTCGGGGGCAAGCATGCCGCAACCGACGCGCGAAGGGTGTTCGGAAAGTCGAACAGCGTGAGTCCGCGAGGCGACGCTGGACGCGAACCTGGGGGTGGCGCTGATGGCGACCCCACCGCAGCATGACCGGAGCGCGGGCCCGCGTGGTTGACTCCGCATAAGGAACGCAGATACGGATCCACGCTCCGGCCGGGCTGCGGTAGATGAGTGCCCCCGTTCTCGTCGGGGGTTACATCTGCTTCGCCACGTCCGGAGAAAATTCCGCGCAGGCCGCGTCGCGCCGGGAACCCGTGTTTCACGCGGCCGCGCCCACCCCGATGAACCCCTCGATCCCACAGGAGATTCCATGCCCGCCCTACTCACCGAGACCGACGGCCACGTGCTCACCGTGACGCTCAACCGGCCCGAGAAGAAGAACGCCGTGAACGCGGAAGTGCTGTGCGGGCTCTCGGACGCCTGGCACCGGCTCGATGCCGAAGACGATTTGCGGGTCGCGATCCTCACCGGCACCGGCCCGGTCTTCTGCGCGGGTATGGATCTCTCGGTGATCCCGAAGCTGCGTGCGGGGAAGGCCGACGATGAGTACGAAGAGCGCCTGCTGAAAGAAGGCTCGGTGATCTTCGACGGCTGGCTGAAGACCTACCGGCCCGCGAAGCCGGTGATCGCCGCCGTGGAAGGCTACGCGCTGGCCGGCGGTACCGAGATCCTGCAGGGCACCGACATCCGCGTCGCGGGGCAGGGAGCCGAGTTCGGCGTGACCGAGGTGCAA contains:
- a CDS encoding crotonase/enoyl-CoA hydratase family protein; this encodes MPALLTETDGHVLTVTLNRPEKKNAVNAEVLCGLSDAWHRLDAEDDLRVAILTGTGPVFCAGMDLSVIPKLRAGKADDEYEERLLKEGSVIFDGWLKTYRPAKPVIAAVEGYALAGGTEILQGTDIRVAGQGAEFGVTEVQRGLFPMAGSTVRLPRQMPYTVAIEMLVAGTSITAQRAYDLGLIGHVVPDGEALAKAREIAQRIADNGPLAVKAIMATIRETATLPEAEAFGIEMKHGMVAMSSEDAAEGPKAFLEKRKPVFKGR